The Sporosarcina sp. Te-1 DNA window CTCTTGTGTAGGTGAATCCGTAATGCTCAAAGTTTTTCGCAACATCATTCATCTTGTCATACAGCGTTTGATCGATCGTGGAATAAATTCGATAACCGCCTGTTTTCATTTCACGTTCTGCTAAAATTCGATATTTCTCTTCAAGCTTATGATTCTGTTCCAGCCGTTCCAATTCGATATCGTCACGTTTGGCAAGAACTTTCATTAAAATCTCGATCGTCCGGTTTTGAATTTCCTGAGTCAGGTACGGATACCTGCTAGTCGGCCGGTCGGTATCTGTTCGCAAGTCCTTCGTAATATCATAGGCAATTGCCTGTTCATATTCCTGCTTCGTAATATAACCCGTTTCCTTCATACGGAACAGTACCGTTTTCATCCGGTCAATACCCGGTTTCAACGCTTCATCCGATTTCACGCCACCGCCATATCTGCCGCTTTTAAATGGGGTATAGGCGAATGGTGCCTGGGGAATCCCGGCAATATAGGCAGCCTGTGCTAAGTTCAAATCTTTTGCGTTCATGCCAAAAATACCTTCCGCGGCGGTTTCTACACCGGCGATATTGTCACCATGCACATTTCTTCCGTAAGGGATGATGTTAAGATAAGCTTCCAAGATTTCATCTTTGTTCATGAAGTGTTCCAATCTCATCGCAAGAAGTATCTCTTTCGCTTTCCGTTCATAGGACACTTCGTTCGTCAAGATTTGGTTTTTAATCAATTGCTGTGTCAATGTGGAACCGCCTGTTTGGCTGTCGGAATTCGTAACATCCTGCAATAATCCTCGGAAAATGGCTTTTGGCACAATGCCGTTATGTGTCATGAAATATTCGTCTTCTGTTGCGAAGACGGCATCAATCAAGTAGGGTGACACATTTTTAAGCTTAGTTTCCCGTCTTTCGATATCCGAACTTACTTTGCCTAAATATTTGTTCTCGGCAAAATAAATTTCTGAAGTTTCCTCGTATGTAAGGATTTCATTTCGCATTTCCTGCTTTGTACGGAGCGGTTCTTTTGCGACCAAGGATGCGAAATACCCTGCACCGACGGAAGCGGCAAAGACACTCATTGTCAAACCGAAAATCAGGAAAAGAAGAAATAGGTTCCACATGACGCCTGTCGTGATGCGTACTCCCTTGGCCCATTTCTTTTTCTTCATATTCTCAAACTTTTCTTCTATAAGATCGATCCGATTTTTTCGTCTTTCCCTCAAGTCGTTCTCCCCCCTAAAATCTTTCCTATTATTGAAATGGGTGTCTGAAGCGTTGATACATAAGGCTTTCTGGTATCAAAAATGGTGATTTGCCCCCTTTTTGCCCCTTGGCCTTTAAATTTCCAAGTAATCTTCAAACTTTCTCATAGAGTTTCTTTCATGGTCCTCCGAAATATGCAAGTATACATTGGCTGTAGTTTGAATGTTCTTGTGTCCTAAGCGACGGCTAACGGTCTTTATGTCAACGCCGGCCTCTAACAATAATACCGCATGGGTATGTCTAAGTAAATGAGTAGATTTACGAGGGGGGAGTCCAGCTTTTTTGAGGAGCATCTTCATTAAGTATTGTGGTTGAGAGTAATAGAATTCTTTACCTGTTTCATCTACCATAACATAATCAGTATTAATATAATTAGGATTTTCTTTCTTATTTTCTTCTTGCCAGTCTTTATAGTTTCTTAATGTCTCAATGGTTATATCATCTAAATATATTGTTCGGTAACTGCTTGATGTTTTAGGTGGCCCCAAACCTGTAATAGACCTTTGTCGGGCAACTGTGAGTGTCTTCTTTCTAAAGTCTATATCTTCCCACATCAACCCTAACAATTCACCACTTCGTAAACCGGTACGCAGCAACACGATCACCATGACCCGTTTATAAACTTCCACAGGTTTAATTGCTTCCAGAAGCTAATAAATACTTTTCTGTCACTCGTAAGAGACTAGAACAAAGTGTGAACACTCTTGTAGTAAATAAAGATGCGCGTGTTGTTGAAGTTGAGAACGAATACGCATTCTCTGTCGATGTACCATCTAATAACAATGTTGTCATTTCAGATATTCAAAATTTAATTGAA harbors:
- a CDS encoding site-specific integrase, translated to MEVYKRVMVIVLLRTGLRSGELLGLMWEDIDFRKKTLTVARQRSITGLGPPKTSSSYRTIYLDDITIETLRNYKDWQEENKKENPNYINTDYVMVDETGKEFYYSQPQYLMKMLLKKAGLPPRKSTHLLRHTHAVLLLEAGVDIKTVSRRLGHKNIQTTANVYLHISEDHERNSMRKFEDYLEI